Within Nocardioides rotundus, the genomic segment TCGGCGACCGCGCCGTGGTCGACGGCGTACTGGTAGAGGGCGAGCTGGCGATGCTTGAGCACCTGCGGCCCGCTGGGGGCGTCGCGTCCGGTCTTGAGGTCGACCACGACGACCTGGCCGTCGTGGTCGAGCTCGAGCCGGTCGGCGTAGCCGATGAGCGTGACCTGCTCGCCCTCGGGCAGCTCCACGACGGTGCTGAACCGGGCCTCGGTGCCGACCAGGTCGCGCGGGTTGGCGTGGTGCCAGCGCAGGAACCGCTCCAGTGCCACGCGGATCCGCTCGTGCTCGCGCAGCTTGGACCAGGGGGTGCGGAACTCCAGCCGGTCCCACACCGCGTCGACGTGCTCCATCAGCAGGTCGGCGTCCTCGGGGCCGGCCACGATCTCTCCGGAGGCGACCCGCTCGGCGAGGGCGTGCATGATCTGGCCCAGGTTGGCGGACTGGTGGGCGCGCGCGACGCCGCCCGCCTCCTGCTCGAGGAACCACTGCGTGGGGCAGACCATCAGCTGCTCCAGCACGCTCGCGGACACCGGGACGGGCGCATCGGGGTCGCGGACCGGGGTGAGCGACTGCGACGACGACCGCGCCCCCCACCAGGTGGCCGGGTCGGCCTGCGGCACCAGCTGGCGACCGCCGGCGGCCTCCCGCGCCAGCGCGGCCAGCCGCCGGGCCGCCGCACGCCGGAGCGGCTCGTCGGTGGCCGGGTCGGCCAGGGTCCGCCGCAGGTCCGCCACCAGGCCCGTCAGCGACAGCGGCCGCGGCGGGCGCCCGACCACGTGCTGGGGCTCGACGCCGAGCTCGCCCACGAACCGCGACGGCTGCTCGCCGTCCTCGTCGGGTGACTGCACGGCGGTCACCACCAGCCGCTGCCGGGCCCGGGTGCAGGCGACGTAGAACAGCCGGCGCTCCTCCATCAGCAGCTCGCGCACGCTCGCCGGCGGCTGCACCCCGTCGGTGCCGATCCGGTCGGCCTGCAGGAGCGTGGCCCGCCGCCGCAGGTCCGGCCATCCGTCCTGCTGGACGTGGGCGACGACCACCAGCCGCCACTCCAGGCCCTTGGACCGGTGGGCCGTGAGCAGGCGTACGGCAGATCCGCGAACCCCGCGCTCGGCGAGCGTGTCACCCGGGATCTCCTGGGCGACCAGGGTCTCCAGGAACGCGCGGACCCCGGCATGGTCCCGGCGCTCCTCGGCGCGGGCCGCGGCCTCGAAGAGGGCCACGATCGCATCCAGGTCGCGGTGCGCCCGGCGAGCCGCTCCCCCGCCGGCCTCGACGCCTCGGCGCAGCCGCGCCGGCCAGGACGTGCCCGACCACAGGGCCCACAGGACCTCCTCGGCCGTCCCGCCCTCGACCATCGTGGTCCTGGCACGGTCGAGCAGGTCGGTGAGGGCACGAGCGCGGTGTGCCTCCGGACCCTCGACGCCGTCGAGGATCCGGGGGTCGGCGACGACCTGCCGCACCAGCTCGCGCGAGGGGCGGGCCGTGCGCTCCTCGGCGTGGGCGCGCTCCTTCTCCCGGACCCGCAGCCGTCGGGCCAGGCGCCGCAGCGCCCCGGCGTCCAGTCCGCCCAGCGGCCCCACGAGCAGCGCCTCGGCGCGACTGTGGTCGATGAAGTCCACGTGCTCGGGGTCGTCGACCTCGATGTGCACCACCGCACGCAGGGCGTCGAGCAGCGGCAGCACAGCGGGGTCCTCGACGAGGGGCACGTCGTCACCGGCCACCTCGACCGGCACGCCGGCCGCACCCAGCGAGCGGCGCAGGCCGGGGATGGACCCGCGGCCGGAGCGGACCAGGACGGCCATCTCGTCCCAGCCGATGCCGTCCTCCAGGTGGGCCCGGCGCAGCAGGTCGGCCAGGTGCTCGGCCTCGGCCCGGTCGGTGTCGAAGGTGCGCACCTCCACCCGGCCGGTGCCCAGCCCGGGGGCGTCCGCGACCGGCTCGAGGAAGGCCTGCCGTGCCTCCTCGGGGATGCTGCCGGGCAGGCCGAGCCGCGCGGCGACCCGCTGGGAGGCGAGCAGCAGGTGGGCGCCGAAGCGGCGCGTGGTGCGCAGCGCGACCACGTCCGCCGGTCGTCCATCGGCGTGGGGGAACTCGCGGGGGAAGTCCAAGATGCCCCGCACCTCGGCTCCGCGGAAGCCGTAGATCGACTGGTGCGGGTCGCCCACGGCGACCAGGTCGCGCCCGTCGCCGGCGATCGCCCGCAGCAGGGCGACCTGCCCGGGGTCGGTGTCCTGGTACTCGTCGACGAAGACGTGCCGGAAGCGGGCCCGCAGCTCCTCGCGGTGGGCCTCGGCCTCGATGGTGGCGCGCCGGATCAGGTCCGGGTGGTCGATCGCGCTCTGCGCGTCCAGGTTGGTGAGGTACTGCTCGAGGAACAGGCCGGCCGCCTCCCACTCCGGCAGCCCCTCGGCCGCACCGAGCTCGCGCAGGCGGTGGCCGTCGATGCCCTTCTCCCGGGCGCGGGAGAGCACGGCCTGCACCTCGCGCGCGAAGCCTCGCGTGCCGACCGCCCGGCGCAGCTTCTCCGGCCAGCGCACCGCCTCGGGGTGCTCGCCCATCAGCTCGCGCAGCACCACGTCGGCCTCCGGTGCGCTCAGCAGCCGCAGCGGGGCGTCGTACAGCTCCTGAGGCGCGTAGGCGCGCACCAGGGAGTAGGCGAAGGAGTGGAACGTGGACGCGACCGGGCTGGCCACGGTGCGCCCGAGCCGGGCGGTGACCCGGTCCCGCAGCTGCTCGGCGGCCTTGCGGGAGAACGTCAGCGCGAGCACGGAGCCCGGGTCGGCGCCGCGCCGGTCGATCCGATCGACGATCGCCTCGACCAGGGTCGTGGTCTTCCCGGTCCCGGGCCCGGCGAGCACGAGCAGCGGGCCGCCGGCGTGGTCCACGACCGCCTGCTGCTGGGCGTCGAGGGTGGGCCCCACGGCCGTCTCGGCGGAGGGACGGGTGAGGACGTAGCGGGGGCCCGCGTCGGAGGGAGTCGGCGTCGAAGTCATGGCACGGGCTACCTAACCACCCGGCACCGACAGCGTCCGGGAATCGGTAGCGTGCCCGTGTGAGCGCACCCCTGGACGACCTGCTGGTCGTGGACCTGACCCGTGCCCTGGCCGGACCGCAGGCGGCGATGATGCTCGCCGACCTGGGTGCCCGGGTGATCAAGGTGGAGTCGCCCTCCGGGGACGACACCCGCGCCTGGGGGCCGCCGTGGGCGGGGGACCCGGGGCCGGACGACGCCCACGACTCGACGTACTTCCACTCCGCGAACCGCAACAAGGAGTCGGTGGTCCTGGACCTGAAGGACCCCGAGGACGCGCTGCTGCTCGACGAGCTGGTCCGGCGCGCCGACGTGCTCCTGGAGAACTTCCGGCACGGCACCCTGGACCGGCTCGGCTGGCCGGTGGAGCGGCTGCACGAGCTCAACCCGGGGCTGGTGGTCGGCAAGATCACCGGCTTCGGCCACGACGGGCCCGAGGCGGACCGCGCCGGATACGACCAGATCGCCCAGGGCGAGGGCGGCCTGATGAGCGTCACCGGGGTCGCCGAGCCGACCAAGGTCGGGGTGCCCATCGCCGACCTGCTGGCGGGCATGAACCTGGCGTACGGCGTCCTGGCGGCGCTGCACGAGCGCGAGCGCACCGGCCGCGGCCGCGTGGTGCGGACCTCGCTGCTCGCCGGCGTCGTGGGCGTGCACGCCTTCCAGGGCACCCGCTGGACCCTGGGCGGTGAGGAGCCCGGCCTGTCGGGCTCCCACCACCCGGCGATCGCGCCGTACGGCGTCTTCCGTGCCGCCGACGGCCCGATCCAGGTGGCCGTGGGCTCCGAGGGGCTGTGGGCCCGGTTCGTCGCCGCGCTCGGCCTGGACGCCGCGGACCCGCGCTTCGGGACCAACCGGGACCGGGTCGCCCATCGCGACGAGCTGATCGCCGTCGTCGAGCAGGCGCTGTCGCAGGGCAGCGCCGACGACTGGCTGGACCGCTTGCTGCGGGCCGGCGTGCCCGCCGGGCGGGTCCGCACGCTCCCGCAGGTCTACGACTGGGAGCAGACCCGCTCCCAGGGGCTGCTGCTGGAGGTCGAGCACCCGGAGTTCGGGACGCTGCGACTGCCGGGCTCGCCGCTGCGGTTCGACGACCAGGCGTTCTCCGGCGGCCGGGAGGAGCACTCCGCTCCCCCGCTCCTGGACCAGCAGGGGGACCGGATCCGGGCCTGGCTGCGCGGGGACGACGGGCGCGTGTGACGAAGATTCTTCGCCGGATTCGCCCAGCATCCGGACGAATGCCAGTACGCTGACCGAACTGGTGGCGCTGGGTCCGGGGGGATCAGCGCCACCATCCACGTCCGGCCCCCACCGTGGAGGCTCAGGCGTCGGGCGGCCGCTCGTTGTAGACCCCGGCCTGCTCCTGGCCCGACAGCGCGGCGATCCGCTCCATCAGCCGGTCGGTCAGGTCGCGCCGGGCCCGGCCGCGCGGCACCCCGTCGTACTCTCCCGTGACCGCGATCGGCTCTCCGAACGCCACGTCCACCGTGGCCAGCCGCGGCAGGTTGGAGCCCACAGGCTGGAGGTCCTGGGTGCCACGCAGCCCGACGGGCACGATCGGCACCTGGGCCGACAGCGCGAGCTCGGCGACCCCCGTGCGGCCGCGGTAGAGCCGCCCGTCACGCGACCGCGTGCCCTCGGGGTAGATCCCGAACGCCTCGCCCCGGCGCAGCACCTCCAGCGCCGTGTCCAGCGACGCCATCGCGGCCCGGGTGTCGTCCCGGTCGACCGGCAGCATCCCGAGGCCGCCGAACCAGGCGCGGGAGGCGGCGCCGCGGAGCCCCGTCCCGGTGAAGTAGTCCGACTTGGCGAGGAACACCACCTTGCGCGGCACCACGGACGGGATCACCACCGAGTCCGCGAAGGACAGGTGGTTGCTGGCCACGATCACCCCGCCGGTGCTCGGCACGTTCTCCAGGCCGGTCACCCGGGGACGCCACACCGCCTTCAGCACGGGTGGGATGACCAGGTTGACGACCTCGTAGAGCACTCCGGCATTCTCCCCTGCCCGGCGCCGGTGCGGCCACCCCCCG encodes:
- a CDS encoding ATP-dependent helicase yields the protein MTSTPTPSDAGPRYVLTRPSAETAVGPTLDAQQQAVVDHAGGPLLVLAGPGTGKTTTLVEAIVDRIDRRGADPGSVLALTFSRKAAEQLRDRVTARLGRTVASPVASTFHSFAYSLVRAYAPQELYDAPLRLLSAPEADVVLRELMGEHPEAVRWPEKLRRAVGTRGFAREVQAVLSRAREKGIDGHRLRELGAAEGLPEWEAAGLFLEQYLTNLDAQSAIDHPDLIRRATIEAEAHREELRARFRHVFVDEYQDTDPGQVALLRAIAGDGRDLVAVGDPHQSIYGFRGAEVRGILDFPREFPHADGRPADVVALRTTRRFGAHLLLASQRVAARLGLPGSIPEEARQAFLEPVADAPGLGTGRVEVRTFDTDRAEAEHLADLLRRAHLEDGIGWDEMAVLVRSGRGSIPGLRRSLGAAGVPVEVAGDDVPLVEDPAVLPLLDALRAVVHIEVDDPEHVDFIDHSRAEALLVGPLGGLDAGALRRLARRLRVREKERAHAEERTARPSRELVRQVVADPRILDGVEGPEAHRARALTDLLDRARTTMVEGGTAEEVLWALWSGTSWPARLRRGVEAGGGAARRAHRDLDAIVALFEAAARAEERRDHAGVRAFLETLVAQEIPGDTLAERGVRGSAVRLLTAHRSKGLEWRLVVVAHVQQDGWPDLRRRATLLQADRIGTDGVQPPASVRELLMEERRLFYVACTRARQRLVVTAVQSPDEDGEQPSRFVGELGVEPQHVVGRPPRPLSLTGLVADLRRTLADPATDEPLRRAAARRLAALAREAAGGRQLVPQADPATWWGARSSSQSLTPVRDPDAPVPVSASVLEQLMVCPTQWFLEQEAGGVARAHQSANLGQIMHALAERVASGEIVAGPEDADLLMEHVDAVWDRLEFRTPWSKLREHERIRVALERFLRWHHANPRDLVGTEARFSTVVELPEGEQVTLIGYADRLELDHDGQVVVVDLKTGRDAPSGPQVLKHRQLALYQYAVDHGAVADRLPDARAGGAELVQIGLTEEGDAKVQVQPAHSEDGPERDGLRAELAATASMLRAERFPAVVGAHCQKCAFVSLCPAKSAGSVITR
- a CDS encoding lysophospholipid acyltransferase family protein is translated as MLYEVVNLVIPPVLKAVWRPRVTGLENVPSTGGVIVASNHLSFADSVVIPSVVPRKVVFLAKSDYFTGTGLRGAASRAWFGGLGMLPVDRDDTRAAMASLDTALEVLRRGEAFGIYPEGTRSRDGRLYRGRTGVAELALSAQVPIVPVGLRGTQDLQPVGSNLPRLATVDVAFGEPIAVTGEYDGVPRGRARRDLTDRLMERIAALSGQEQAGVYNERPPDA
- a CDS encoding CaiB/BaiF CoA transferase family protein, with product MSAPLDDLLVVDLTRALAGPQAAMMLADLGARVIKVESPSGDDTRAWGPPWAGDPGPDDAHDSTYFHSANRNKESVVLDLKDPEDALLLDELVRRADVLLENFRHGTLDRLGWPVERLHELNPGLVVGKITGFGHDGPEADRAGYDQIAQGEGGLMSVTGVAEPTKVGVPIADLLAGMNLAYGVLAALHERERTGRGRVVRTSLLAGVVGVHAFQGTRWTLGGEEPGLSGSHHPAIAPYGVFRAADGPIQVAVGSEGLWARFVAALGLDAADPRFGTNRDRVAHRDELIAVVEQALSQGSADDWLDRLLRAGVPAGRVRTLPQVYDWEQTRSQGLLLEVEHPEFGTLRLPGSPLRFDDQAFSGGREEHSAPPLLDQQGDRIRAWLRGDDGRV